One genomic segment of Nonomuraea coxensis DSM 45129 includes these proteins:
- a CDS encoding vWA domain-containing protein, giving the protein MPEPGSLVDRHVGFVHALREAGVPVSVAEGLDAANALRVVELADRESLRAAYAATLVKKPGYRPGFDVLFDLWFPATTTGLRAPREEPLDPETATVEELRAYLAQLLTDGGDAEMRAFAQAMVSRFGRQQASGPGRQNWFSYSVLRALSPETLMARILREVLAGQERGGLAEKTVRQRVTSGIRRFEEEVATDVRRRIAEDSGVERIARSAVRPPLDQIDFLRVTKADLARLRREVHPLARRLAARLTIKHRKGRRGRLDFRRTVRASLQSGGVPLTTHFKPPRPHKPELVILCDTSDSVSSFAHFTLLLTYALREQFTKVRAFGFVDTVDEITKFFQPGADVVEAMTRLAKEADMVRFGRTNYRHSLETFAERYGDAIGPRTSLLILGDARSNYQPPALDLLKSLAGKARHAYWLNPEPRQQWDTGDSVASDYATIVPMYECRNVAQLTAFIETLA; this is encoded by the coding sequence ATGCCTGAGCCCGGCTCGCTGGTCGACCGGCATGTCGGTTTCGTCCACGCGCTGCGTGAGGCCGGGGTGCCCGTGTCGGTGGCCGAGGGGCTGGACGCCGCCAACGCGCTGCGTGTGGTCGAGCTGGCCGACCGGGAGTCGCTGCGGGCCGCGTACGCGGCGACGCTGGTCAAGAAGCCCGGCTACCGGCCGGGGTTCGACGTGCTGTTCGACCTCTGGTTCCCGGCCACGACGACCGGCCTGCGCGCCCCGCGCGAGGAGCCGCTCGACCCGGAGACGGCGACCGTCGAGGAGCTGCGGGCGTACCTCGCGCAGCTGCTGACCGACGGCGGCGACGCCGAGATGCGGGCGTTCGCGCAGGCGATGGTGAGCCGGTTCGGGCGGCAGCAGGCGTCCGGGCCCGGCCGGCAGAACTGGTTCTCCTACAGCGTCCTGCGGGCCCTGTCCCCCGAGACGCTGATGGCCCGCATCCTGCGCGAGGTCCTGGCCGGGCAGGAGCGCGGCGGGCTGGCGGAGAAGACCGTGCGGCAGCGGGTCACCTCCGGGATCCGGCGCTTCGAGGAGGAGGTCGCCACCGACGTCCGCCGCCGCATCGCCGAGGACTCCGGGGTGGAGCGCATCGCCCGCTCCGCCGTGCGCCCGCCGCTCGACCAGATCGACTTCCTGCGCGTCACCAAGGCCGACCTGGCCCGGCTGCGCCGCGAGGTGCACCCGCTGGCCCGGCGGCTCGCGGCACGGCTGACGATCAAGCACAGGAAGGGCCGGCGTGGGCGGCTCGACTTCCGCCGCACCGTGCGGGCCTCGCTGCAGAGCGGCGGCGTCCCGCTGACCACGCACTTCAAGCCGCCCCGGCCGCACAAGCCGGAGCTGGTCATCCTCTGCGACACCAGCGACTCGGTCTCGTCGTTCGCGCACTTCACGCTGCTGCTGACGTACGCGCTGCGTGAGCAGTTCACGAAGGTGCGGGCGTTCGGCTTCGTGGACACGGTGGACGAGATCACGAAGTTCTTCCAGCCCGGCGCCGACGTCGTCGAGGCCATGACCCGGCTCGCGAAGGAGGCCGACATGGTCCGCTTCGGCCGTACCAACTACAGGCACAGCCTGGAGACCTTCGCCGAGCGCTACGGCGACGCGATCGGCCCCAGGACCTCGCTGCTGATCCTCGGCGACGCCCGCTCCAACTACCAGCCGCCCGCTCTCGACCTGCTGAAGTCGCTGGCCGGCAAGGCCCGCCACGCCTACTGGCTGAACCCGGAGCCCCGGCAGCAGTGGGACACCGGCGACTCGGTGGCGAGCGACTACGCCACGATCGTCCCGATGTACGAGTGCCGCAACGTCGCCCAGCTCACCGCGTTCATCGAGACCCTGGCCTGA
- a CDS encoding GNAT family N-acetyltransferase has translation MTATLPQPVVLENDVVRLEPLALAHVPDLFAAGGGDDEVWRWLPVATPRTEEELGKTALALVHDDQHVPFAVVAKESGRAVGWTTYADVPGFEASVEIGWTWYGRAVWRTAVNTACKLLLVDHAFDLGLNRVLLKTDVLNTRSQNAIRRIGGVHEGTLRRHRRRPDGTWRDTVVFGILEEEWPEHRARLLNRP, from the coding sequence ATGACCGCCACGCTCCCTCAGCCCGTCGTCCTCGAGAACGACGTCGTCCGGCTCGAACCGCTCGCCCTCGCCCACGTCCCCGACCTGTTCGCCGCCGGGGGCGGGGACGACGAGGTGTGGCGCTGGCTGCCGGTCGCCACGCCGCGCACGGAGGAGGAGCTGGGCAAGACGGCGCTCGCCCTCGTCCACGACGACCAGCACGTCCCGTTCGCCGTGGTGGCGAAGGAGAGCGGCCGGGCGGTCGGCTGGACGACCTACGCCGACGTGCCCGGGTTCGAGGCCAGCGTCGAGATCGGCTGGACCTGGTACGGCCGCGCCGTCTGGCGCACCGCCGTCAACACCGCCTGCAAGCTGCTGCTCGTGGACCACGCCTTCGACCTGGGTCTCAACCGCGTCCTGCTGAAGACCGACGTGCTCAACACGCGCTCCCAGAACGCCATCCGGCGGATCGGCGGCGTGCACGAGGGCACGCTGCGCCGGCACCGCAGGCGGCCGGACGGCACCTGGCGCGACACCGTCGTCTTCGGCATCCTCGAGGAGGAGTGGCCCGAGCACCGGGCCCGGCTGCTCAACCGCCCGTGA
- a CDS encoding TetR/AcrR family transcriptional regulator, with translation MPVTKGQQGKDEPVRQRLLAEATRLFAERGFEGTSVQEIVVAAGVTKGAMYHYFESKDDLLREIYGRVLRLQLDRLTHIAGGAGTVEERLHRAAADVVETTTANLDDSKIFFRSMHLLAPETQKTVRAERRRYHERFRDLVAEGQRAGVFSARVPAELVVDYFFGSVHHLGTWFHVEGPLTGAQVGRHFADLLLASLGAGHADE, from the coding sequence GTGCCGGTGACCAAGGGGCAGCAGGGGAAAGACGAACCGGTCCGGCAGCGGCTGCTCGCCGAGGCGACCAGGCTGTTCGCCGAGCGCGGGTTCGAAGGCACCTCCGTGCAGGAGATCGTCGTGGCGGCGGGCGTCACCAAGGGCGCCATGTACCACTACTTCGAATCCAAGGACGACCTGCTGCGCGAGATCTACGGCAGGGTCCTGCGCCTGCAGCTCGACCGGCTCACCCACATCGCGGGCGGCGCCGGCACGGTGGAGGAGCGCCTGCACCGCGCCGCCGCCGACGTCGTCGAGACCACGACCGCCAACCTCGACGACTCCAAGATCTTCTTCCGGTCGATGCACCTGCTCGCCCCGGAGACCCAGAAGACCGTGCGCGCCGAACGCCGCCGCTACCACGAACGCTTCCGCGACCTCGTGGCCGAGGGGCAGCGCGCCGGCGTCTTCTCCGCCAGGGTCCCCGCCGAGCTGGTCGTCGACTACTTCTTCGGCTCGGTGCACCACCTGGGCACGTGGTTCCACGTGGAAGGGCCGCTCACCGGCGCCCAGGTGGGCAGGCACTTCGCCGACCTACTGCTCGCCTCCCTCGGGGCCGGGCACGCCGACGAGTGA
- a CDS encoding nuclease-related domain-containing protein, producing MPGGSIYVQPSDKYTGNSAQWWYEKLWREDAKNRRRSRYVKAGVGFVVGVAVALRFGLSTASVLVGLLVAGLVAAVDWYLDWHAFHATAVWRGAKHGETITARLLRRSLGRQGYTVLDGRAVKGEASIDHLIIGPAGVWIVDNESWSPDTDINVYGGRLFFGEKYGSTYARKLVKTAESFGDLLTRETGVQVTISPMLAVHCGLLPKGGVFVAEGLTVLKPRVAPKVIQAVGGRVYTDEQIELLTRTAAKELLKAAA from the coding sequence GTGCCCGGTGGCTCGATCTACGTGCAGCCAAGCGACAAGTACACAGGAAACTCCGCGCAGTGGTGGTACGAGAAACTCTGGCGCGAGGACGCCAAGAACCGCCGCAGGTCCAGATACGTCAAGGCGGGCGTGGGGTTCGTCGTCGGCGTCGCGGTGGCCCTGCGCTTCGGCCTCTCCACGGCCTCGGTCCTGGTGGGCCTCCTGGTCGCCGGTCTCGTGGCCGCGGTCGACTGGTATCTCGACTGGCACGCCTTCCACGCCACCGCCGTCTGGCGCGGGGCCAAGCACGGTGAGACGATCACGGCCAGGCTCCTGCGCCGCTCCCTGGGCCGGCAGGGCTACACCGTGCTCGACGGGCGCGCCGTCAAGGGCGAGGCGTCCATCGACCACCTCATCATCGGCCCCGCCGGGGTGTGGATCGTGGACAACGAGTCCTGGAGCCCCGACACCGACATCAACGTCTACGGCGGCCGGCTGTTCTTCGGCGAGAAGTACGGCTCCACGTACGCGCGCAAGCTCGTCAAGACCGCCGAGTCCTTCGGCGACCTGCTGACCCGCGAGACCGGCGTCCAGGTGACGATCTCGCCCATGCTCGCCGTCCACTGCGGCCTCCTGCCCAAGGGCGGCGTCTTCGTGGCCGAAGGGCTGACGGTGCTCAAGCCACGCGTGGCCCCCAAGGTCATCCAGGCCGTCGGGGGCCGCGTCTACACCGACGAGCAGATCGAGCTGCTCACCCGCACCGCGGCCAAGGAGCTGCTCAAGGCCGCCGCCTGA
- a CDS encoding PRC-barrel domain-containing protein, whose translation MSYLMELWDYRPDVYDRGQSLDLVGYHVQATDGKIGSVDEATYEVGESYIIVDTGPWIFGKKVMLPAQVITSIDPQERNVYVARTKAEIKDSPEFDEARFKEPEYRARLGDYYGRFPR comes from the coding sequence ATGAGCTACCTCATGGAGCTCTGGGACTATCGTCCTGACGTCTACGACCGCGGCCAGAGCCTGGACCTCGTGGGTTACCACGTCCAGGCGACGGACGGCAAGATCGGGTCCGTCGATGAGGCGACGTACGAGGTCGGCGAGAGTTACATCATCGTCGACACCGGCCCCTGGATCTTCGGCAAGAAGGTCATGCTCCCGGCTCAGGTCATCACGAGCATCGACCCTCAGGAGCGCAACGTGTACGTGGCGCGCACCAAGGCCGAGATCAAGGACTCGCCCGAGTTCGACGAGGCCAGGTTCAAGGAGCCCGAGTATCGAGCCCGGCTCGGGGACTACTACGGCCGGTTCCCCCGGTGA
- a CDS encoding TetR/AcrR family transcriptional regulator — MKRSDLVADTAIALLAERGMRGLTHRAVDEAAGLPPGSTSNLARTRAALLELTLGRLAELESTVFEPEALASPVTVDGVARLAARALHAQLLDRRRTLARYELALEATRRPELRAVYDLAGRRFRDVAAGLLASMGSADPARHAAELVAYAEGLMFYAVAGAGGVPAEDDLRHAVADLLAGMLGRTGGLTGG, encoded by the coding sequence GTGAAACGCTCCGACCTCGTCGCGGACACGGCCATCGCCCTGCTGGCCGAGCGCGGCATGCGCGGCCTCACCCATCGGGCCGTGGACGAGGCGGCGGGCCTGCCGCCGGGCTCCACCTCCAACCTCGCGAGGACGCGGGCGGCCCTGCTGGAGCTGACGCTGGGCAGGCTCGCGGAGCTGGAGTCCACCGTGTTCGAGCCGGAGGCGCTCGCCTCCCCGGTGACGGTGGACGGGGTGGCCCGGCTGGCCGCGCGGGCGCTGCACGCGCAGCTCCTCGACCGCCGGCGTACGCTCGCCCGCTACGAGCTGGCCCTGGAGGCCACCCGCCGGCCCGAGCTGCGCGCGGTCTACGACCTCGCGGGCCGCCGCTTCCGCGACGTCGCCGCGGGGTTGCTGGCCTCGATGGGCTCGGCGGACCCGGCGCGGCACGCCGCCGAGCTCGTGGCCTACGCCGAGGGCCTGATGTTCTACGCCGTCGCCGGCGCGGGCGGCGTCCCCGCCGAGGACGACCTCCGCCACGCGGTCGCCGACCTGCTCGCCGGCATGCTGGGCCGGACCGGGGGCCTCACGGGCGGTTGA
- a CDS encoding acyl-CoA dehydrogenase family protein encodes MNEADIKQRVAEFLAGHDPAGDRLEFLRARFDAGLAWVWFPEGLGGLGASRELQQVVERELADTPQINGGKQGIGLGMAAPTILAFGTEEQKRRFLRPLWTGEEIWCQLFSEPGAGSDLATLATRAVRDGDEWVVDGQKVWTSGAHHARWAILVTRTDPEVPKHRGLTYFVCDMNAPGVEVRPLRQITGEAEFNEVFLTGVRLSDDLRLGEVGDGWRVAQTTLMNERVAIGGAPTRRGGGVMAAVLDAWRERPELRTHDLHQRLLSLWVEAEATRLSGARLREQLAAGQPGPEGSGMKLSFAKLNQALTGFDVEFNRDLGYDDWTFRRSEDVDFFGRGPGYRYLRAKGNSIEGGTSEILRNIVAERVLGLPSEPRVDKDVPWKDLPR; translated from the coding sequence GTGAACGAGGCGGACATCAAGCAGCGGGTCGCGGAGTTCCTGGCCGGGCACGACCCGGCGGGGGACCGGCTGGAGTTCCTGCGGGCCAGGTTCGACGCCGGGCTCGCCTGGGTGTGGTTCCCCGAAGGGCTCGGCGGGCTCGGCGCGTCCCGCGAGCTGCAGCAGGTCGTGGAGCGGGAGCTGGCCGACACCCCGCAGATCAACGGCGGCAAGCAGGGCATCGGGCTCGGCATGGCCGCGCCGACGATCCTCGCGTTCGGCACCGAGGAGCAGAAGCGCCGCTTCCTGCGCCCGCTGTGGACCGGCGAGGAGATCTGGTGCCAGCTCTTCAGCGAGCCCGGCGCCGGCTCCGACCTGGCCACGCTCGCCACCCGGGCGGTGCGCGACGGCGACGAGTGGGTGGTGGACGGCCAGAAGGTGTGGACGTCCGGCGCGCACCACGCCCGCTGGGCCATCCTCGTCACCCGCACCGACCCCGAGGTGCCGAAGCACCGCGGGCTGACGTACTTCGTGTGCGACATGAACGCGCCCGGCGTCGAGGTGCGGCCGCTGCGGCAGATCACCGGCGAGGCCGAGTTCAACGAGGTCTTCCTCACCGGCGTGCGGCTCTCCGACGACCTGCGCCTCGGCGAGGTCGGCGACGGCTGGCGGGTCGCGCAGACCACGCTCATGAACGAGCGCGTGGCCATCGGCGGCGCGCCCACCCGCCGCGGCGGCGGCGTCATGGCGGCGGTGCTCGACGCCTGGCGCGAGCGTCCCGAGCTGCGGACCCACGACCTGCACCAGCGGCTGCTGTCGCTGTGGGTGGAGGCCGAGGCCACCCGCCTGTCGGGCGCGCGGCTGCGCGAGCAGCTCGCCGCCGGGCAGCCGGGGCCCGAGGGGTCGGGGATGAAGCTGTCGTTCGCCAAGCTCAACCAGGCGCTGACCGGCTTCGACGTCGAGTTCAACCGCGACCTGGGCTACGACGACTGGACGTTCAGGCGTTCCGAGGACGTCGACTTCTTCGGCCGCGGGCCCGGCTACCGCTACCTGCGGGCCAAGGGCAACTCGATCGAGGGCGGCACGTCGGAGATCCTGCGCAACATCGTCGCCGAGCGGGTGCTCGGCCTGCCCTCCGAACCCCGCGTCGACAAGGACGTGCCCTGGAAGGACCTGCCGCGATGA
- a CDS encoding FAD-dependent oxidoreductase, which yields MAEAVVIGAGIGGLTSAIALRQRGWEVTVLERAPAIEPVGSGLAIAANALKALDTLGLGDRVRALSRIQGQVGIKRADGRWLTHTTPETAAGRYDDSVVVMLRSALMEVLTGALGPGALRLGAAVADVDPETGMVRTEAGEELRADLVVGADGIRSRTRRALFPGHPGPVYAGVTAWRCLVPRGDLEVSVTESWGRGRVFGVSPLAGDLVYVYATDVLPEGAVLGDEREELIRRFGGWHEPIPALLRAADPAAVIRSDVHHLAEPLPAYHRGRTALVGDAAHAMTPNLGQGACQAVEDAVVLAHTAGAGDLAGYTAARLARTRRIMRRSWAVCRATKLRAPLLVAARDAALAFGAKARPDLLVRSMDEVLGWRPPEEAVSSRPRRP from the coding sequence ATGGCGGAAGCCGTCGTCATCGGAGCCGGGATCGGCGGCCTGACCAGCGCGATCGCGCTGCGGCAACGCGGCTGGGAGGTGACGGTGCTGGAGCGGGCGCCCGCGATCGAGCCGGTCGGTTCGGGGCTCGCCATCGCGGCCAACGCGCTCAAGGCGCTCGACACGCTCGGCCTCGGCGACCGCGTCCGCGCGCTGTCGAGGATCCAGGGCCAGGTGGGGATCAAGCGCGCCGACGGGCGCTGGCTCACCCACACCACCCCCGAGACCGCGGCGGGCCGCTACGACGACTCGGTGGTGGTCATGCTGCGGTCGGCGCTCATGGAGGTCCTGACCGGCGCGCTCGGCCCCGGCGCCCTGCGCCTCGGCGCGGCCGTGGCGGACGTGGACCCGGAGACCGGCATGGTCCGCACCGAGGCGGGCGAGGAACTGCGCGCCGACCTCGTGGTGGGCGCGGACGGGATCCGCTCCCGCACCCGGCGGGCGCTGTTCCCCGGGCATCCGGGGCCGGTGTACGCGGGCGTGACCGCCTGGCGCTGCCTCGTGCCCCGTGGCGACCTGGAGGTCAGCGTGACCGAGAGCTGGGGCCGGGGACGGGTGTTCGGGGTGAGCCCGCTGGCCGGCGACCTCGTCTACGTCTACGCCACCGACGTGCTGCCCGAGGGCGCCGTGCTCGGCGACGAGCGGGAGGAGCTGATCCGCAGGTTCGGCGGCTGGCACGAGCCGATCCCCGCGCTGCTGCGGGCGGCGGACCCCGCGGCGGTCATCCGGAGCGACGTCCACCACCTGGCCGAGCCGCTGCCCGCCTACCACCGGGGCAGGACCGCCCTGGTGGGCGACGCGGCCCACGCGATGACCCCCAACCTCGGGCAGGGGGCCTGCCAGGCCGTCGAGGACGCGGTGGTGCTGGCGCACACGGCCGGCGCGGGCGACCTGGCCGGCTACACCGCCGCCCGGCTGGCGCGCACCCGGCGGATCATGCGGCGTTCGTGGGCCGTCTGCCGGGCCACGAAACTGCGCGCCCCGCTGCTCGTGGCGGCCCGCGACGCCGCGCTGGCCTTCGGGGCGAAGGCCCGGCCGGACCTGCTCGTCCGTTCCATGGACGAGGTGCTGGGCTGGCGGCCCCCGGAGGAGGCGGTCAGCTCGCGTCCGAGGCGGCCGTGA
- a CDS encoding VOC family protein — MTTQAKLFAVSLDCQEPKTMAEFYHAITGWEITYAEDEYAAVSDGTTNIFFGRVAEREPVAWPSPNKQFHFDFRVPDVERAVEEYVALGATRPAFQPGITEDGVRWIVLQDPAGHAFCVCPEAS; from the coding sequence ATGACAACGCAAGCGAAGCTCTTCGCGGTCTCTCTCGACTGCCAGGAGCCCAAGACGATGGCCGAGTTCTACCACGCGATCACCGGCTGGGAGATCACGTACGCCGAGGACGAGTACGCCGCCGTGAGCGACGGCACGACGAACATCTTCTTCGGCCGTGTGGCCGAGCGCGAGCCGGTGGCCTGGCCCAGCCCGAACAAGCAGTTCCACTTCGACTTCCGGGTGCCGGACGTGGAGCGGGCCGTGGAGGAGTACGTCGCGCTCGGCGCGACCAGGCCCGCGTTCCAGCCCGGGATCACCGAGGATGGGGTGCGCTGGATCGTGCTGCAGGATCCGGCCGGGCACGCGTTCTGCGTCTGCCCTGAGGCATCCTGA
- a CDS encoding acyl-CoA dehydrogenase family protein: protein MTLLYTEIEEELRASVRALLADRCPPAAVIERVESEPADLDLWKTLAGEIGVAGLLIPEELGGAGAGPGEAGVVLEELGRAVAPVPFLTSAVLATRALLPTRDALLGELAEGRRTAALAVSFAASPYRPQRGSAVRAEGGRLSGTVTGVAGADAADVLLVPVDGELYAVEAAAAVVTAGPSLDLTRPVATVTFDRAEARHAGACDLAAVLRLGAALLASEQLGVAEWCLETTLGYVKERHQFARPVGSFQAIKHRLADLWLDVVRARAAARNAVADPSAVSVAVAQAWNAGVAVRVAEEALQLHGGIGMTWEHPVHLYLKRAKSSEIALGTPGDHRAALASLVGVPGPEGGEQ, encoded by the coding sequence ATGACCCTGCTGTACACCGAGATCGAGGAGGAGCTGCGCGCGAGCGTGCGGGCGCTGCTGGCCGACCGCTGCCCGCCGGCCGCCGTGATCGAGCGCGTGGAGTCCGAGCCTGCCGACCTGGACCTGTGGAAGACGCTGGCCGGCGAGATCGGCGTGGCCGGGCTGCTCATCCCCGAGGAACTGGGCGGCGCGGGAGCCGGTCCTGGCGAGGCGGGCGTGGTGCTGGAGGAGCTGGGCCGGGCGGTCGCTCCGGTGCCGTTCCTCACCAGCGCGGTGCTGGCCACCCGGGCGCTGCTGCCGACCAGGGACGCGCTGCTCGGCGAGCTGGCCGAGGGACGCCGTACGGCGGCGCTGGCGGTGTCGTTCGCGGCCTCGCCGTACCGGCCGCAGCGGGGCTCGGCGGTGCGGGCGGAGGGCGGCCGGCTGTCCGGCACCGTCACGGGCGTGGCCGGGGCGGACGCGGCCGACGTGCTGCTGGTGCCCGTGGACGGCGAGCTGTACGCGGTCGAGGCGGCGGCGGCCGTGGTGACGGCCGGGCCGTCGCTGGACCTGACCAGGCCGGTCGCCACGGTGACCTTCGACCGGGCCGAGGCCAGGCACGCAGGGGCCTGCGACCTGGCCGCCGTGCTGCGCCTCGGCGCGGCGCTGCTGGCCAGCGAGCAGCTCGGCGTGGCGGAGTGGTGCCTGGAGACGACGCTCGGCTACGTCAAGGAGCGCCACCAGTTCGCCCGGCCCGTCGGCTCGTTCCAGGCGATCAAGCACCGGCTGGCCGATCTGTGGCTGGACGTCGTACGGGCGCGGGCCGCGGCCCGCAACGCGGTGGCCGACCCGTCGGCCGTCTCGGTGGCCGTGGCGCAGGCGTGGAACGCCGGGGTCGCGGTGCGCGTGGCCGAGGAGGCGCTGCAACTGCACGGCGGGATCGGGATGACCTGGGAGCACCCCGTCCATCTCTATCTCAAGCGCGCGAAGTCCTCGGAGATCGCGCTCGGCACGCCGGGCGACCACCGGGCCGCGCTGGCCTCACTCGTCGGCGTGCCCGGCCCCGAGGGAGGCGAGCAGTAG
- a CDS encoding AAA family ATPase, which translates to MFDSPADVTERLAAVDYLSDDAISTSVFLAAALGKPLLVEGPAGVGKTQLAKAVAAATGSDLIRLQCYEGLDEARALYEWNYKKQLLRIQATSADDDIFTEEFLLERPLLKAIRSDRPTVLLIDETDKADVEVEGLLLELLSDFQVTIPELGTVVARRRPYVVLTSNATRELSEALKRRCLYLHIEYPTPERERDIVLSQVPGIRGDLAEQLARTVATLRALELKKAPSVAETVDWANTLLALGREELDEATVAGTLGVVLKHAADHTRAVKELGLPDA; encoded by the coding sequence ATGTTCGACTCGCCCGCCGACGTGACGGAGCGGCTCGCCGCCGTGGACTATCTCTCCGACGACGCCATCTCCACCTCGGTGTTCCTCGCCGCGGCGCTGGGCAAGCCGCTGCTGGTGGAAGGCCCGGCCGGGGTCGGCAAGACGCAGCTCGCCAAGGCGGTCGCCGCGGCGACCGGGTCCGACCTGATCCGGCTGCAGTGCTACGAGGGCCTGGACGAGGCCCGCGCCCTCTACGAGTGGAACTACAAGAAGCAGCTCCTCCGCATCCAGGCGACCAGCGCGGACGACGACATCTTCACCGAGGAGTTCCTGCTGGAGCGCCCGCTGCTCAAGGCCATCAGGTCCGACCGGCCGACGGTGCTGCTCATCGACGAGACCGACAAGGCCGACGTCGAGGTGGAGGGCCTGCTGCTGGAGCTGCTGTCGGACTTCCAGGTGACGATCCCCGAGCTCGGCACCGTCGTGGCCCGGCGGCGACCGTACGTCGTGCTGACCTCCAACGCCACCCGCGAGCTGTCGGAGGCGCTCAAACGGCGCTGCCTCTACCTGCACATCGAGTACCCGACGCCGGAACGCGAGCGCGACATCGTGCTCAGCCAGGTGCCGGGCATCCGGGGCGACCTCGCCGAGCAGCTCGCGAGGACCGTGGCGACGCTGCGGGCGCTGGAGCTGAAGAAGGCCCCGTCGGTGGCCGAGACCGTCGACTGGGCCAACACCCTGCTCGCCCTCGGCAGGGAGGAACTGGACGAGGCCACCGTCGCGGGGACGCTGGGCGTGGTGCTCAAGCACGCCGCCGACCACACGCGGGCGGTCAAGGAGCTGGGGCTTCCCGATGCCTGA
- a CDS encoding acyl-CoA dehydrogenase family protein, protein MDFAYDHVTEDLRERLLRFMDECVYPAEAAFEEQAADSGWNLPPLLDDLKDEARKRGLWNLFLPGEHGAGLTNLQYAPLAEILGRSPTIAPAATNCAAPDTGNMEVLAMFGSEWQRKEWLRPLLDGEIRSAFAMTEPDVASSDATNIATSIVRDGDEYVINGRKWFISGAMNPQCKIFIVMGKTDPEAPKHRQQSMVLVPRDTPGLHVKRGMHVFGYTDADHGGHAEVVFEDVRVPVANLIGEEGGGFAIAQARLGPGRIHHCMRLIGMAERAVELMCRRALSRTTFGKPVARQGVIQDWIAESRIRIEQLRLLVLKTAWLMDTVGNQGAHTEIQSIKIATPIAVEWILDKAVQVHGAGGVSQDFPLAALWAHARTLRLADGPDEVHKRSLAYRELKKWM, encoded by the coding sequence ATGGACTTCGCCTATGACCACGTCACCGAGGACCTGCGGGAACGCCTGCTCCGTTTCATGGACGAGTGCGTCTACCCCGCCGAGGCCGCCTTCGAGGAGCAGGCGGCCGACAGCGGCTGGAACCTCCCGCCCCTCCTGGACGACCTCAAGGACGAGGCCAGGAAGCGCGGCCTGTGGAACCTGTTCCTTCCGGGCGAGCACGGCGCCGGCCTGACGAACCTCCAATACGCCCCGCTGGCCGAGATCCTCGGCCGGAGTCCCACCATCGCCCCGGCGGCCACCAACTGCGCGGCCCCCGACACCGGCAACATGGAAGTGCTGGCGATGTTCGGCAGCGAGTGGCAGCGCAAGGAATGGCTGCGGCCGCTGCTCGACGGCGAGATCCGCTCCGCCTTCGCGATGACCGAGCCGGACGTCGCCTCCTCCGACGCCACCAACATCGCCACCTCCATCGTCCGTGACGGCGACGAGTACGTCATCAACGGCCGCAAGTGGTTCATCTCCGGCGCGATGAACCCCCAATGCAAGATCTTCATCGTCATGGGCAAGACCGACCCCGAGGCGCCGAAGCACCGCCAGCAGAGCATGGTCCTGGTGCCGCGGGACACGCCCGGCCTCCACGTCAAGCGCGGCATGCACGTCTTCGGCTACACCGACGCCGACCACGGCGGTCACGCCGAGGTCGTCTTCGAGGACGTCCGCGTCCCGGTGGCGAACCTCATCGGTGAGGAGGGCGGCGGCTTCGCCATCGCCCAGGCCCGCCTCGGCCCCGGCCGCATCCACCACTGCATGCGCCTCATCGGCATGGCCGAGCGGGCGGTCGAGCTGATGTGCCGGCGGGCGCTGTCGCGCACCACGTTCGGCAAGCCCGTCGCCCGGCAGGGCGTGATCCAGGACTGGATCGCCGAGTCCCGCATCCGCATCGAGCAGCTCCGGCTGCTCGTGCTCAAGACCGCCTGGCTCATGGACACGGTGGGCAACCAGGGCGCCCACACCGAGATCCAGTCCATCAAGATCGCGACGCCGATCGCCGTCGAGTGGATCCTCGATAAGGCCGTGCAGGTGCACGGCGCGGGCGGCGTCTCCCAGGACTTCCCGCTGGCCGCGCTCTGGGCGCACGCGCGCACGCTCCGCCTCGCCGACGGCCCCGACGAGGTGCACAAGCGCTCACTCGCCTACCGCGAGCTCAAGAAGTGGATGTGA